From one Peredibacter starrii genomic stretch:
- a CDS encoding tail fiber domain-containing protein, whose protein sequence is MITKNQQGMGLIEALLAVGVLGGLALVINQFSRNAGKVVTNLEMNDDIKVTLQQIQATLSDSENCTNTFIGKRANNAINVVQALKKKTAIGFADTFKTMTASPTVTYGQKTLKINSYSLSDAGPDVEVATSGTTQLLVDFNRGGRGVQANSITKRINLRVVVDGAGNITSCVAFDSVTTDIWKLATNNLDIYYDTGHVAVGVVAPTANLTVKAATFPLQPGIAILGNESGVAGWNRAGVSYSDSTSPESWRVAVFGNSSLEGEGKFGINQNGINRFIITKNGNVGIGTTRPNCEVTSCENSDSGRVLHVHSSGTGLGDGATVLLSSDSIGTNNIVGSLAFGSSTRPGSDSRVAGITGNTISPAGSPLEGRMLFWTNTSGTLVWNMVLTEVGALWIRGTFATNNLTERSDVRLKNNIVSVTHSLERLNKLQGQSYEFKNRPGKHLGFIAQEVEREFPEIVKTGENGFKSLAYSSLLAPIINSVKELNALWEAKETRLKNLKKQNKELKNFLCEKDPSAPFCKRNSI, encoded by the coding sequence ATGATTACAAAAAATCAGCAAGGAATGGGTCTCATTGAGGCCCTGTTGGCTGTTGGAGTTCTGGGTGGATTGGCCCTGGTGATCAATCAATTTAGTAGAAATGCCGGCAAGGTTGTGACCAACCTTGAAATGAACGACGACATCAAAGTTACTCTGCAACAGATTCAGGCCACACTATCTGACAGTGAAAACTGTACGAATACCTTTATTGGCAAACGTGCCAACAATGCGATCAATGTTGTTCAAGCGCTTAAGAAAAAAACTGCCATTGGCTTTGCTGACACTTTCAAAACAATGACCGCTAGTCCCACAGTTACCTATGGTCAAAAAACGCTCAAAATTAATTCTTACTCTCTCTCCGACGCGGGACCAGATGTTGAAGTTGCTACCTCTGGCACGACTCAACTACTAGTTGATTTTAATCGGGGCGGAAGAGGCGTTCAGGCAAACTCCATCACCAAGAGAATCAATCTTCGTGTGGTTGTTGATGGCGCCGGTAATATTACAAGTTGTGTTGCCTTTGATTCGGTAACGACTGATATTTGGAAATTAGCGACCAATAACTTGGATATCTACTACGACACAGGCCATGTTGCGGTTGGTGTGGTTGCGCCTACTGCAAACCTTACCGTCAAGGCCGCGACCTTTCCTCTGCAACCCGGTATTGCCATTCTAGGAAATGAATCGGGCGTTGCTGGTTGGAATCGCGCAGGTGTTTCATATAGTGATAGTACCAGTCCTGAGAGCTGGAGAGTTGCTGTATTCGGAAATTCTTCCCTCGAAGGAGAAGGGAAATTCGGAATAAATCAAAATGGCATTAATCGTTTCATCATTACTAAAAATGGCAACGTAGGTATTGGGACCACAAGACCCAATTGCGAAGTTACTTCTTGCGAAAACTCGGATAGTGGAAGAGTTCTTCATGTGCATTCTTCTGGCACAGGTTTGGGAGATGGAGCAACTGTCCTGCTTAGTTCTGATTCAATTGGGACAAATAACATTGTTGGAAGTCTGGCCTTCGGAAGTTCAACTCGTCCTGGATCAGATTCCAGAGTGGCGGGAATCACTGGGAACACCATCAGTCCCGCAGGATCTCCACTGGAAGGCAGAATGCTCTTCTGGACCAATACCAGCGGAACGCTTGTCTGGAACATGGTTTTGACTGAAGTAGGGGCCCTTTGGATTAGAGGAACTTTTGCCACCAATAATTTAACTGAACGTTCGGATGTACGTCTTAAGAACAACATTGTCTCGGTTACGCATTCACTAGAAAGGCTTAATAAGCTACAGGGTCAGAGTTATGAGTTTAAAAATAGACCAGGAAAACATCTGGGTTTTATCGCACAAGAAGTTGAAAGAGAATTTCCTGAGATTGTGAAAACCGGTGAGAATGGTTTCAAGAGTCTTGCTTATTCAAGTTTGCTGGCCCCCATTATTAACTCTGTTAAAGAACTCAATGCCTTATGGGAGGCCAAAGAAACAAGACTAAAAAATTTAAAAAAACAAAACAAAGAATTAAAAAATTTTTTGTGTGAGAAAGATCCGAGTGCCCCATTTTGTAAGAGGAACTCAATATGA
- a CDS encoding tail fiber domain-containing protein — MKLKSSGIGLVEVLLAVGILGGLTLVIAKFSNNANKVTNNVETNNDIVSALQQIQAILTDPESCTNTFIGKRANNTLNAVQALRLKNNSSFVDVFQTKTVNPNMTYGQKFLKINSYTLSDAAEDVDVASLGTTHLLVNFDRGTKGTQTESISKKINLRVVVNAAGDIVSCGAYNTGKSELWKFATNNTDIFFSGGNVSIGVPTPTANLTVRATTMPVASGVSIIGNEASSAGWNRSSISFIDQSSTHNWHINMFGSASSEGEGKFGINGGPRGAPATNRFIITKDGDVGIGTLNPSCAFVGCPNGIDFQVHNPSTNPLEGANLILSSESVLTNSLVGALAMGTLGTTGADKRAAVITGQLFSATPTTSGSLVFWTAHNGVNEWNMILDRVGNLWVRGDIAAISLIAPSDRRLKKNIRPLKNSLKQISKLRGVKFTWKESGKKDLGLIAQEVEKVYPELVFENEQGLKSVSYYGLLAPVVDAIQEFYKKIMTHEDDLTSLRDDTLAMKTYLCLRESHASFCQKGHR; from the coding sequence ATGAAGTTAAAGAGTTCTGGAATTGGATTGGTGGAAGTTCTATTGGCGGTAGGAATTCTGGGTGGCTTGACCTTGGTTATTGCTAAATTTAGTAATAATGCGAATAAAGTCACCAACAACGTTGAGACCAATAATGATATTGTTTCTGCTCTTCAACAAATACAGGCAATTCTTACGGATCCTGAAAGTTGTACAAATACTTTCATTGGTAAAAGAGCAAATAATACTCTGAATGCTGTTCAGGCACTTCGTCTAAAAAATAATTCTAGCTTTGTTGATGTGTTTCAGACCAAGACAGTTAATCCCAATATGACCTATGGCCAGAAGTTCCTGAAGATTAATTCTTATACGTTATCTGATGCTGCTGAAGATGTAGATGTGGCAAGTCTCGGAACGACCCATTTGTTGGTTAATTTTGATCGCGGAACAAAAGGTACACAAACCGAAAGTATTTCAAAAAAAATTAATCTTCGGGTGGTGGTGAACGCTGCCGGAGATATCGTCAGTTGCGGAGCTTATAACACCGGCAAGAGTGAGCTCTGGAAGTTTGCTACTAATAACACAGATATATTCTTCTCTGGGGGAAATGTCTCTATAGGAGTACCCACTCCGACTGCAAACCTCACAGTTCGTGCCACCACGATGCCAGTGGCCTCCGGAGTTTCAATCATTGGTAATGAGGCCAGCAGTGCGGGTTGGAATAGATCAAGTATTAGTTTCATTGATCAGAGCAGCACCCACAATTGGCATATAAATATGTTTGGTTCTGCATCAAGTGAAGGCGAAGGAAAATTTGGAATAAACGGTGGACCTCGAGGAGCACCAGCAACGAATCGTTTTATTATTACCAAAGATGGGGATGTCGGAATCGGAACTTTGAATCCTTCTTGCGCATTTGTGGGTTGTCCCAATGGTATTGATTTTCAAGTTCATAATCCATCAACTAATCCCTTAGAGGGCGCCAATCTTATATTGAGTTCAGAATCAGTTCTAACAAATAGCCTCGTTGGGGCCCTTGCCATGGGGACTTTAGGTACTACAGGTGCAGATAAAAGGGCCGCAGTAATAACGGGACAACTTTTTTCTGCCACACCTACCACATCAGGGAGTCTTGTTTTTTGGACCGCTCATAATGGAGTTAATGAGTGGAACATGATTTTGGACCGTGTGGGAAATCTGTGGGTTCGCGGAGACATTGCGGCCATTAGTCTTATTGCTCCTTCAGATCGACGACTTAAAAAAAATATTCGGCCGCTCAAAAATTCATTGAAACAGATATCGAAGTTAAGAGGAGTAAAATTTACCTGGAAAGAATCTGGTAAGAAGGATCTGGGGCTCATCGCTCAAGAAGTTGAAAAGGTCTATCCAGAACTAGTTTTTGAAAATGAACAAGGTCTTAAGTCTGTTTCTTACTATGGTCTTCTGGCGCCGGTTGTTGATGCCATTCAGGAATTTTATAAAAAAATAATGACTCACGAGGATGACTTAACATCTTTAAGGGACGACACCTTGGCGATGAAAACCTATCTGTGTCTTCGGGAATCCCATGCTTCTTTTTGTCAGAAAGGTCATAGATGA